One stretch of Oncorhynchus masou masou isolate Uvic2021 chromosome 9, UVic_Omas_1.1, whole genome shotgun sequence DNA includes these proteins:
- the LOC135545482 gene encoding ras GTPase-activating protein-binding protein 1-like, with product MVMEKPSAQLVGREFVRQYYTLLNQAPDYLHRFYGKNSSYVHGGLDNNGKPVEAVYGQSEIHKKVLALNFRDCHTKIRHVDAHATLNEGVVVQVMGELSNDMQPMRKFMQTFVLAPEGTVANKFYVHNDVFRYQDEVFGDSDSEPPEESDEDVEEMEERVPSPEVTQKEAAAFYEQTPCTEPEGLVEEEVAVTPEPEPEAEPDPDVVDGKPVLEPETQQQQHHTTEEQAEKCPVSSPLPSTTADPAPAPAAEDNRPFSWASVTSKNLPPSGVVPVSGIPPHVVKVPSAPPRVEVKTEAAAQRTQPRGDQRPREARPGPPPVNRGPRPGVREGEQGETSEVRRVVRYPDAHQLFVGNVPHDVDKAELKEFFQQYGSVLELRINSGGKLPNFGFVVFDDFDPVQKILSNRPIKFRGDIRLNVEEKKTRSAREGDRRDIRPRGPGGPGGPRERIGGPRGPPTRGGMAQKPSFGSGRGTGPSEGGRYMGPRQ from the exons GTTTTACGGGAAGAACTCTTCCTATGTACACGGAGGTCTGGACAACAATGGCAAACCAGTTGAAGCGGTCTATGGACAGTCG GAGATCCATAAAAAAGTGTTGGCGCTGAACTTTCGTGACTGCCACACCAAGATCAGACATGTGGACGCCCATGCGACCTTGAACGAGGGCGTGGTGGTGCAAGTTATGGGGGAGCTGTCCAACGACATGCAGCCCATGCGCAAATTCATGCAGACATTCGTGCTGGCCCCTGAG GGCACTGTAGCAAACAAGTTCTACGTTCACAACGATGTATTCCGTTACCAAGACGAAGTGTTTGGGGATTCTGACTCAGAACCCCCTGAAG AGTCTGACGAGGatgtggaggagatggaggagagggtacCATCACCAGAGGTGACCCAGAAAGAGGCTGCGGCCTTCTACGAACAGACACCATG CACCGAGCCAGAGGGGctagtggaggaggaggtagCTGTAACCCCAGAGCCTGAACCTGAGGCGGAGCCAGATCCAGACGTGGTGGATGGAAAACCGGTCCTGGAGCCAGAGAcccagcagcagcaacaccacactacagaggAGCAGGCAGAGAAGTGTCCTGTCTCCTCACCCCTGCCCTCTACCACTGCTGACCCTGCCCCTGCACCCGCTGCTGAAGATAACCGG ccTTTCTCCTGGGCGTCTGTCACCAGTAAGAACCTTCCCCCTAGCGGCGTTGTCCCCGTCTCTGGCATCCCCCCCCACGTCGTCAAAGTCCCCTCGGCGCCG CCCAGGGTGGAGGTGAAAACGGAAGCCGCGGCACAGAGAACACAACCGAGAGGAGACCAGAGACCACGGGAAGCAAGGCCAGGCCCCCCACCAGTCAACAGAGGACCCCGACCAGGAG TGCGGgaaggagagcagggagagacgTCGGAGGTTCGCCGTGTGGTGAGGTATCCAGACGCTCACCAGCTCTTCGTAGGAAACGTCCCCCATGATGTGGACAAGGCAGAGCTCAAGGAGTTTTTCCAAC AGTATGGTTCTGTACTTGAGCTACGGATCAACAGTGGCGGGAAGCTTCCCAACTTTGGATTCGTGGTGTTTGACGATTTTGATCCTGTACAGAAAATCCTAAGCAACCGG CCCATTAAGTTCAGAGGAGACATCCGACTGAACGTGGAGGAAAAAAAGACGCGCTCCGCCCGGGAAGGGGACCGGCGAGACATCCGCCCCAGAGGTCCAGGTGGCCCCGGAGGGCCccgagagaggataggagggccCAGAGGCCCCCCCACCAGGGGTGGCATGGCACAGAAACCCAGCTTTGGCTCTGGACGAGGTACTGGACCCAGTGAAGGAGGTCGCTACATGGGACCTCGTCAGTGA